A part of Fusarium graminearum PH-1 chromosome 3, whole genome shotgun sequence genomic DNA contains:
- a CDS encoding pre-mRNA-splicing factor CWC21: protein MSDNVGLNTPRGSGTSGYVQRNLAHIKPRDYGAPYPKDLDSLRHKQRQPDKGILEHDRKREVEVKVFDLRDKLEEEEVDEDEIDKRCDELRQKLLAEMNLGRRGGGPKKSFKQHQVHEMADAKIKESERLRKALKISADYEEGGHWKRQEERLRSALEKEDNDEEERGKSQCGHKQIQQNMP, encoded by the exons ATGTCCGACAACGTTGGTCTCAACACCCCTCGGGGCAGTGGTACCTCAGGCTACGTCCAGCGCAACCTTGCTCACATCAAGCCCCGGGACTATGGCGCCCCTTATCCCAAGGACCTCGATAGCTTGAGACATAAGCAACGGCAACCAGACAAGGGAATCTTGGAACATGACCGCAAGCGCGAGGTCGAAGTTAAGGTTTTCGATCTCAGAGACAAGCtagaagaggaaga GgtcgatgaggatgagattgacaagCGTTGCGATGAGCTTCGACAGAAATTGCTTGCCGAGATGAACTTGGGAaggcgaggaggaggtcCCAAGAAGTCATTCAAGCAGCACCAGGTTCACGAGATGGCGGATGCCAAAATCAAGGAGAGCGAGCGACTACGGAAAGCATTGAAGATCAGCGCTGACTACGAGGAGGGTGGTCACTGgaagcgacaagaagagaggtTACGCAGCgccttggagaaggaggacaatgatgaggaagaaagagggaaa TCACAGTGTGGTCATAAGCAGATCCAACAGAACATGCCATGA
- a CDS encoding anthranilate synthase component 2, translating to MGSSDIIDHSPHQGDPSPPIPTASNLIVIDNYDSFTWNIYQYLVLAGATVTVYRNDKVTVEELVAKKPTQIIISPGPGHPETDSGVSRDVIKHFAGKVPIFGVCMGLQCIFNVYGGEVSSAGEWLHGKTSPLTHDSKGVFSGLSQGVPVTRYHSLAGTHVTLPEDLEISSWVAKPDGSPGVIQGVRHKKYTIEGVQFHPESILTEGGRAMITNFLHMQGGTWEENTQFQKSGTVASDNSAAPKSKKTNNILQRIYANRKAAVDAQKQIPSQRFEDLQVAYDLNAAPPQIPLVSRLRESPFDVALMAEIKRGSPSKGIFALDISAPAQARKYALAGASVISVLTEPEWFKGSIEDLRAVRQVLDGMPNRPAILRKEFIFDEYQILEARLAGADTVLLIVKMLDTELLHRLYNYSLQLGMEPLVEVQNAEEMTTAVKLGAKVIGVNNRNLESFEVDLNTTGRLRSMVPESTIICALSGINTHDDVLMNKRDGVNAVLVGEAIMKAPDASVFISQLCSGTEPAAKTGVAPSLYVKICGTRSAEAARRAAESGADFVGICLVPSAKRCISHETALAISEAVHTFSSTRKYETQVSAVDNKAKDFFEAATQRLSSPRPQLVGIFQNQPLSEVLEKQKQYNLDLVQLHGDEPIEWANLIPVPVVRCFKPSQVGIGRRGYHTVPLLDSGSGSGKLLNVANVQAVLESDPELRVFLAGGLNPDNVAESVKALGPLADRVIGVDVSSGVEEDGKQSLDKITAFIKAAKEIR from the exons ATGGGTTCCTCAGATATCATTGATCACTCTCCTCACCAAGGTGATCCCTCACCTCCGATCCCGACCGCTTCCAATCTTATTGTCATTGACAACTACGACTCTTTCACTTGGAACATTTACCAGTaccttgttcttgctggAGCTACGGTTACTGTCTATCGAAATGACAAGGTTACCGTGGAGGAATTGGTTGCCAAGAAACCCACTCAGATCATTATTAGCCCTGGACCCGGACATCCCGAGACTGACTCTGGAGTGAGCCGCGATGTCATCAAGCACTTTGCAGGCAAAGTCCCaatctttggtgtttgtATGGGCCT CCAATGCATCTTCAATGTCTACGGTGGAGAAGTCAGCTCCGCTGGTGAGTGGCTTCACGGCAAGACTTCACCTTTGACCCATGACTCCAAGGGTGTCTTCTCCGGTCTAAGCCAGGGTGTACCAGTTACTCGATATCACTCTCTTGCCGGAACCCATGTTACTCTGCCTGAGGACTTGGAGATCTCCTCCTGGGTTGCCAAGCCTGATGGCTCTCCTGGTGTCATTCAAGGCGTGCGTCACAAGAAGTACACAATTGAGGGTGTTCAATTCCACCCTGAGAGTATTTTGACCGAAGGTGGACGAGCCATGATCACAAACTTTCTGCATATGCAAGGAGGTACTTGGGAGGAAAACACCCAGTTCCAAAAGTCGGGCACTGTTGCCAGTGACAACTCGGCAGCGCCCAAGTCTaaaaagaccaacaacattcTGCAGCGGATTTACGCAAACCGAAAGGCTGCAGTAGACGCTCAGAAGCAGATTCCTTCTCAGAGGTTCGAGGACCTCCAGGTCGCTTATGATCTGAATGCCGCCCCTCCCCAGATTCCTCTTGTTAGCCGGCTACGGGAGTCTCCCTTTGATGTTGCTCTCATGGCTGAAATCAAGCGGGGTTCTCCTTCAAAGGGTATATTTGCTCTTGATATCTCTGCTCCTGCCCAGGCTCGAAAGTACGCCTTGGCGGGTGCGAGTGTCATTTCTGTTCTGACAGAGCCTGAGTGGTTCAAGGGCAGCATTGAAGATTTGAGGGCAGTCCGACAAGTTTTAGACGGCATGCCTAACAGGCCCGCAATTCTGCGAAAGGAATTCATCTTTGATGAGTATCAAATTCTCGAGGCCCGATTGGCTGGTGCTGATACtgttcttctcattgtcAAGATGCTTGACACTGAACTTCTGCATCGTCTATACAACTACTCTCTTCAGCTGGGAATGGAGCCCCTCGTCGAGGTTCAGAATGCTGAAGAGATGACAACAGCAGTCAAGCTGGGTGCCAAGGTCATCGGCGTCAACAACCGTAACCTGGAGAGCTTTGAGGTGGATCTCAACACAACCGGCCGGCTACGCAGCATGGTGCCAGAATCTACAATCATCTGCGCACTTAGCGGCATCAACACTCACGATGACGTTCTAATGAACAAGAGGGATGGTGTCAATGCTGTTCTTGTCGGTGAGGCCATTATGAAGGCGCCTGACGCCAGTGTTTTTATCAGTCAGCTGTGCTCTGGAACCGAGCCTGCAGCCAAGACTGGTGTTGCACCATCTTTGTATGTCAAGATCTGCGGCACTCGAAGTGCCGAAGCTGCGCGAAGGGCTGCCGAGTCAGGGGCAGACTTTGTTGGCATCTGTCTTGTCCCCAGCGCCAAGCGATGCATCTCACACGAGACCGCCCTTGCCATTTCAGAAGCTGTGCACACTTTCTCCAGCACTCGAAAGTATGAAACACAAGTGTCAGCAGTGGAtaacaaagccaaggactTTTTCGAGGCTGCAACCCAGAGACTCAGCAGTCCCCGACCTCAGCTTGTCGGCATCTTCCAGAACCAGCCCCTGAGCgaggtccttgagaagcagaagcaataCAACCTCGATCTTGTGCAGCTACATGGTGATGAGCCTATTGAGTGGGCCAACCTAATCCCTGTACCAGTTGTCCGATGCTTCAAGCCGAGCCAGGTTGGCATTGGTCGTCGCGGATACCACACGGTTCCTCTCCTCGATTCGGGCTCTGGTTCTGGCAAGCTTCTTAACGTTGCAAATGTTCAAGCTGTCCTGGAGAGTGACCCTGAACTCCGTGTCTTTTTGGCAGGTGGCCTCAACCCCGACAATGTCGCTGAGTCTGTCAAGGCTTTGGGCCCCCTAGCTGACCGCGtgattggtgttgatgtgAGCAGTGGCGTAGAGGAGGATGGAAAGCAAAGTCTCGACAAGATCACGGCATTCATCAAGGCCGCTAAAGAAATCCGATAG